In Molothrus ater isolate BHLD 08-10-18 breed brown headed cowbird chromosome 7, BPBGC_Mater_1.1, whole genome shotgun sequence, one genomic interval encodes:
- the MSTN gene encoding growth/differentiation factor 8 produces the protein MQKLVLYASIYLFMLIAVDPVALDDSSQPTENAEKDGLCNACMWRQNTKSSRIEAIKIQILSKLRLEQAPNISRDVIKQLLPKAPPLQELIDQYDVQRDDSSDGSLEDDDYHATTETIITMPTESDFLVQMEGKPKCCFFKFSSKIQYNKVVKAQLWIYLRQVQKPTTVFVQILRLIKPMKDGTRYTGIRSLKLDMNPGTGIWQSIDVKTVLQNWLKQPESNLGIEIKAFDENGRNLAVTFPGPGEDGLNPFLEVRVTDTPKRSRRDFGLDCDEHSTESRCCRYPLTVDFEAFGWDWIIAPKRYKANYCSGECEFVFLQKYPHTHLVHQANPRGSAGPCCTPTKMSPINMLYFNGKEQIIYGKIPAMVVDRCGCS, from the exons ATGCAAAAGCTAGTGCTCTATGCTTCTATTTACCTGTTCATGCTGATTGCAGTTGATCCGGTGGCTCTTGATGACAGTAGTCAGCCCACAGAGAACGCTGAAAAGGACGGACTGTGCAATGCTTGTATGTGGAGACAGAATACAAAATCTTCCAGAATAGAAGCCATAAAAATTCAAATCCTCAGCAAACTGCGTCTGGAACAAGCTCCTAACATTAGCAGGGATGTTATTAAACAACTTTTACCCAAGGCTCCTCCACTGCAGGAACTAATTGATCAGTATGATGTGCAGAGAGATGACAGTAGCGATGGCTCTTTGGAAGATGATGACTATCATGCCACCACCGAAACGATTATCACAATGCCTACAGAGT CTGATTTTCTTGTACAAATGGAGGGAAAACCAAAATGTTGCTTCTTTAAGTTTAGCTCTAAAATACAATATAACAAAGTAGTAAAGGCACAATTGTGGATATACTTGAGGCAAGTCCAAAAACCTACAACGGTGTTTGTGCAGATCCTGAGACTTATTAAGCCCATGAAAGATGGCACAAGATATACTGGAATTCGATCTTTGAAACTTGACATGAACCCAGGCACCGGTATTTGGCAGAGTATTGATGTGAAGACAGTGTTGCAAAATTGGCTCAAACAGCCTGAATCCAATTTAGGCATCGAAATAAAAGCTTTTGATGAGAACGGACGGAATCTCGCTGTAACTTTCCCAGGACCGGGAGAAGATGGATTG AACCCATTTTTAGAGGTCAGAGTTACAGACACACCAAAACGGTCCCGCAGAGATTTCGGTCTCGACTGTGATGAGCACTCGACAGAATCCCGATGTTGCCGCTACCCGCTGACGGTGGATTTTGAAGCTTTTGGCTGGGATTGGATTATCGCTCCTAAACGATACAAAGCCAACTACTGCTCCGGAGAATGTGAATTTGTGTTTTTACAAAAGTACCCGCACACCCACCTGGTGCACCAAGCCAACCCCAGGGGCTCGGCAGGCCCTTGCTGCACGCCCACCAAGATGTCCCCCATCAACATGCTGTACTTCAACGGCAAAGAACAAATCATCTACGGCAAGATACCAGCCATGGTTGTAGATCGCTGCGGGTGCTCATGA